In Manis pentadactyla isolate mManPen7 chromosome 8, mManPen7.hap1, whole genome shotgun sequence, the following are encoded in one genomic region:
- the PPRC1 gene encoding peroxisome proliferator-activated receptor gamma coactivator-related protein 1 isoform X2, with product MAARRGRRDGVAPSPSGGSGPDPGGGVRGSTWGNRSQAPFGNVGAVSSEEQVLLHEEGDDSGFVSLSRLGPCLKDKDLEMEELMLQDETLLGTMQSYMDASLISLIEDFGSLGESRLSLEDQNEVSLLTALTEILDNADSENLSPFDSIPDSELLVSPREGASLHKLLTLSRTPPERDLITPVDPLGPSTGSSRVSGVEMSLSDPTWDFTPPSFLDTSPKLPSWRPPRSRPRRGQSPPPQQRSDGEEEEEVAASFSVRLLAGELDSSVSSIPDFPMHLACPEEEDKTAAAEMAVQAAGDESISSLSELVRAMHPYCLPSLTHLTSFEEELQEQPDDLTLPEDCVVLEIVGQAATAGNDLEIPVVVRQIPPGPQPVLLDDSLEARPALKLLMPTLESETEPPVPKEALCPEKDKLSHDSGEKLESACLLDPKEVMEPVVPKGPQNPPANVMLSSQKTRKSGRKKSKEQQAACAEGYARRLRSSSRGQSTVAVEVTSQAGNLLKEELQREVGPPCGRGKPRAWARSWAAALEKPSSGNLESSVGQASPATEGSVDLYPNLVDATQANPVPSHLSLDSAQAKPMPLDSVEADPTVADPVPVDTALVDPASANLELVDPLPADPVLIGPVLADLAEIDSAVVPIPDDLPPIDSCSNDLVPGDPVLAMSRPTDPRRGAVSTALESESLYPPKSIPEVREVIGPLKMESGTNATIQESRPRPLSLSEYRRRRQQRQAESEEKSPQPPAGKWPSLPETPTGLADIPCLIIPPATAKKTALQRSPEAPSEACFVSVGPSPASPSPEPTTSRSMASTSTEQVPSPEVPSQEMPLPARPLPSAAAVQSIPSSMPAALPFPPSGLGITPMLPLPASGQGVPSLPPPPLQPPSLPVSMGPVPPDPYTQYAPVPPWPCYPPVSPGYPCLPPPPTVPLVSGTPGTYALSPTCNVPWVPPSAPVLPYSSSCAYGPLGWGPGLQHPPFWPTVPPPPLPLASVGRAVPPPKVEPSGIPAGSPESVLPLLKASPLSLGSTGQGAPQIEPTKVDVKPIPPSPILKHKVSSPVQSPQIKASSCLSAENVAVEEPVSERLKPDTQESRPSEKTPSPVAKAVPTPRQSAVTKLPAVHPARLRKLSFLPTPRTRGPEDVVHAFISEIGIEASDLSSLLEQFEKSEAKKECPPPAPADSLAVGNLGVDTPQEKRPLDRVQAPELANVAGLTPPATPPHQLWKPLAAVSLLAKAKSPKSTAQEGTLKPEGVTEAKHPAAARLQEGVHGPSPVHVGSGDHDYCVRSRTPPKKTPALVIPEVGSRWNVKRHQDITIKPVLSLGPGTPLPPHTAASQEPLDHRTSNKQADPPTSCLAPSTLLSPEASPSRNDTNTRTPREPSAKQRSVRCYRKACRSASPPSHGWQGCRGRSSRSVSSGSNRTSEASSSSSSSSSSSRSRSRSLSPPHKRWRRSSCSSSGRSRRCSSSSSSSSSSSSSSSSSSRSRSRSLSPRRRSDRRRRYSSYRSHDQYQRQRVLQKERAIEERRVVFIGKIPGRMTRSELKQRFSVFGEIEECTIHFRVQGDNYGFVTYRYAEEAFAAIESGHKLRQADEQPFDLCFGGRRQFCKRSYSDLDSNREDFDPAPVKSKFDSLDFDTLLKQAQKNLRR from the exons ATGGCGGCGCGCCGGGGACGGAGAGATGGAGTCGCGCCGTCTCCGAGTGGGGGCTCTGGCCCGGACCCTGGCGGTGGAGTCCGCGGCAGCACTTGGGGTAATCGAAGCCAAGCGCCGTTTGGGAATGTGGGCGCTGTGAGCAGCGAGGAGCAG GTACTGCTCCATGAAGAAGGGGATGATTCTGGCTTTGTCAGTCTATCTCGGCTGGGCCCCTGCCTGAAGGACAAGGATTTGGAGATGGAGGAGCTGATGCTGCAGGATGAAACACTGCTGGGGACCATGCAGAGCTACATGGATGCCTCCCTCATCTCCCTCATTGAGGATTTTGGGAGCCTTGGAGAG AGCAGGTTATCTCTGGAGGACCAGAATGAAGTGTCGCTGCTCACAGCTCTGACGGAGATTTTGGACAATGCAGATTCTGAGAACCTGTCTCCATTTGACAGCATTCCTGACTCAGAGCTTCTTGTGTCACCTCGGGAGGGCGCCTCT ctGCACAAGCTGCTCACCCTGTCTCGGACACCACCAGAACGGGACCTTATCACCCCAGTTGACCCACTGGGGCCCAGCACAGGCAGTAGTAGAGTAAGTGGG GTTGAGATGTCTCTCTCAGATCCCACTTGGGACTTCACCCCACCCTCCTTCTTGGATACCTCCCCCAAGCTTCCTAGCTGGAGACCCCCAAGATCAAGACCCCGCCGGGGCCAGTCCCCTCCTCCACAGCAGCGTAGTGatggggaagaagaggaggaggtggcagCCAGCTTCAGTGTCCGGCTGCTCGCTGGGGAGCTAGACAGCTCTGTGAGCAGCATCCCAGACTTCCCCATGCACCTGGCCTGCCCGGAGGAGGAAgataaaacagcagcagcagagaTGGCAGTGCAGGCAGCTGGTGATGAGAGCATCTCCTCCTTGAGTGAGCTAGTGCGGGCCATGCATCCGTactgcctgcccagcctcacCCACCTGACATCATTTGAGGAGGAGCTTCAGGAGCAGCCTGATGATTTGACACTGCCTGAGGATTGTGTGGTGCTGGAGATCGTGGGCCAGGCGGCCACAGCTGGTAATGACCTGGAGATCCCAGTTGTGGTACGACAGATCCCTCCTGGACCCCAGCCTGTGCTCCTGGATGACTCACTAGAGGCCAGGCCAGCCTTGAAGCTGCTCATGCCTACACTAGAGTCGGAAACAGAGCCTCCTGTGCCCAAGGAAGCCCTCTGTcctgagaaagacaaattgtcACACGATTCAGGGGAAAAGCTGGAGTCAGCCTGCTTGTTGGACCCCAAGGAGGTAATGGAGCCAGTAGTGCCCAAGGGGCCTCAGAACCCACCAGCCAATGTAATGCTGAGTTCCCAGAAAACTCGAAAAAGTGGGAGGAAGAAGAGCAAGGAGCAGCAAGCAGCCTGTGCAGAAGGCTATGCCAGGAGGCTGAGGTCATCCTCTCGTGGGCAGTCCACTGTTGCTGTAGAGGTGACCTCTCAGGCAGGAAACTTGCTGAAGGAGGAACTTCAAAGAGAGGTTGGGCCTCCCTGCGGTAGAGGGAAGCCCCGGGCTTGGGCTCGGTCCTGGGCAGCTGCCTTGGAGAAGCCTAGCTCTGGGAACTTGGAGAGTAGTGTTGGGCAAGCTAGTCCTGCTACAGAGGGTTCTGTAGACTTATATCCCAACCTGGTGGACGCCACCCAAGCCAACCCTGTTCCATCCCATCTCTCACTTGACTCTGCTCAAGCCAAACCCATGCCTCTTGACTCTGTTGAAGCTGATCCCACTGTAGCTGACCCTGTACCTGTTGACACTGCATTGGTTGATCCTGCTTCAGCCAACTTGGAGCTTGTTGACCCTCTCCCAGCAGATCCAGTCCTGATTGGCCCAGTCCTGGCTGACTTGGCAGAAATTGACTCTGCAGTGGTTCCCATCCCAGACGACTTACCACCAATTGACTCTTGTTCCAATGACCTGGTGCCAGGTGACCCTGTTCTAGCTATGTCTAGGCCAACTGATCCCAGACGTGGTGCAGTGTCAACAGCCCTGGAGTCAGAGTCCTTGTATCCCCCTAAGAGCATCCCTGAAGTCAGGGAGGTCATAGGTCCTCTGAAGATGGAAAGTGGTACCAATGCCACAATCCAGGAATCCAGACCTCGGCCTCTTAGCCTATCTGAGTACCGGCGACGAAGGCAGCAGCGCCAAGCAGAGTCAGAAGAGAAGAGTCCCCAGCCCCCGGCTGGGAAGTGGCCCAGCCTCCCAGAGACTCCCACAGGACTAGCAGACATCCCTTGTCTTATCATCCCACCAGCCACAGCCAAGAAGACAGCTCTGCAGAGAAGTCCTGAGGCTCCTTCTGAGGCCTGCTTTGTATCTGTGGGTCCCAGTCCTGCTTCTCCTAGTCCTGAGCCAACTACAAGCAGATCTATGGCTTCAACTTCCACTGAGCAGGTGCCATCCCCAGAGGTGCCATCTCAAGAGATGCCATTGCCAGCGAGACCTCTGCCTTCTGCTGCTGCTGTGCAGTCTATACCCTCCTCAATGCCCGCTGCTCTGCCTTTTCCCCCAAGTGGGCTGGGCATTACTCCCATGCTTCCCCTTCCTGCAAGTGGGCAAGGGGTCCCCAGCCTGCCCCCGCCACCCTTGCAGCCTCCTAGTCTTCCAGTGTCTATGGGGCCAGTGCCACCTGATCCCTATACTCAGTATGCCCCCGTGCCACCCTGGCCTTGTTATCCCCCTGTGTCACCTGGCTATCCTTGCCTGCCCCCTCCTCCAACAGTGCCCCTAGTATCTGGTACTCCTGGCACCTATGCTTTATCCCCCACTTGCAATGTGCCTTGGGTACCCCCTTCTGCCCCAGTCCTACCTTATAGCTCCAGCTGTGCCTATGGGCCCTTGGGATGGGGCCCAGGGTTGCAACATCCTCCATTCTGGCCTACTGTACCCCCACCTCCTTTGCCTCTAGCCTCTGTTGGGAGAGCTGTTCCCCCACCCAAGGTGGAACCCAGTGGGATCCCAGCTGGCTCTCCTGAAAGTGTACTTCCTTTGCTAAAAGCTTCTCCCCTCAGTCTTGGGTCAACTGGCCAGGGAGCTCCACAGATAGAGCCCACAAAGGTGGACGTCAAGCCCATTCCTCCATCTCCCATTCTAAAACACAAGGTGTCTTCTCCAGTGCAAAGCCCCCAGATCAAGGCTTCATCATGTCTGTCTGCTGAGAATGTGGCTGTTGAGGAGCCTGTATCAGAGAGGCTAAAGCCTGACACCCAGGAGAGCAGACCCAGTGAGAAGACCCCCTCTCCTGTTGCCAAGGCTGTTCCCACACCAAGGCAGAGCGCTGTAACCAAGCTGCCTGCTGTCCACCCAGCCCGTCTAAGGAAACTGTCTTTTCTGCCTACCCCACGTACTCGGGGTCCTGAGGATGTGGTGCACGCTTTCATCAGTGAGATTG GAATTGAGGCTTCGGACCTGTCCAGTCTGCTGGAGCAGTTTGAGAAATCAGAAG CCAAAAAGGAGTGCCCTCCGCCAGCTCCAGCTGACAGTTTGGCTGTAGGAAACTTAGG CGTTGACACTCCCCAGGAGAAGAGGCCCCTAGACCGGGTACAAGCCCCCGAGCTGGCCAACGTGGCAG GGCTCACCCCTCCAGCTACCCCTCCCCACCAGTTATGGAAGCCCCTGGCTGCTGTGTCACTGCTGGCCAAAGCCAAATCTCCTAAGTCCACCGCCCAGGAGGGAACCCTGAAGCCTGAAGGAGTTACAGAGGCCAAACATCCAGCTGCAGCCCGCCTCCAAGAAGGGGTCCATGGTCCTAGTCCAGTCCATGTGGGCTCTGGGGACCATGACTATTGTGTCCGGAGCAGGACTCCCCCGAAAAAGACTCCTGCCCTAGTCATTCCAGAGGTGGGCTCCCGATGGAACGTCAAACGCCATCAGGATATCACCATCAAACCTGTCTTGTCCCTGGGCCCAGGCACCCCCCTGCCGCCACACACAGCTGCCTCCCAGGAGCCACTTGATCACAGGACTAGTAATAAGCAGGCAGATCCCCCAACCTCTTGTCTTGCCCCATCCACCTTGCTGTCCCCTGAGGCCTCGCCATCCCGGAATGACACGAACACTAGGACTCCCCGTGAGCCCTCAGCCAAGCAGCGGTCAGTACGCTGTTATCGGAAAGCCTGCAGGTCTGCCAGTCCCCCAAGCCATGGCTGGCAGGGCTGCCGGGGCCGCAGCAGCCGTTCTGTCAGCTCTGGGTCCAACCGGACCAGTGAAGCATCTTCCTCATCCTCGTCGTCGTCTTCCTCATCCCGGTCCCGGTCCAGGTCCCTCTCTCCCCCACACAAGAGATGGCGAAG GTCCAGCTGCAGTTCCTCTGGACGTTCCCGAAGatgctcttcctcttcctcatcatCTTCCTCCTCATCTTCCTCATCTTCATCCAGTTCCCGAAGCCGGTCCCGTTCACTGTCCCCACGCAGGAGAAGTGACAGGAGGCGGCG GTACAGCTCTTACCGTTCACATGACCAGTACCAAAGGCAGAGAGTGCTGCAGAAGGAGCGTGCAATA GAAGAGAGAAGAGTGGTCTTCATTGGGAAGATACCTGGCCGCATGACGCGGTCAGAGCTGAAACAGAGGTTCTCTGTTTTTGGAGAGATTGAGGAGTGCACCATCCACTTCCGTGTCCAAGG TGACAACTATGGCTTCGTCACTTACCGCTATGCAGAGGAGGCATTTGCAGCTATTGAGAGTGGCCACAAGCTGAGACAGGCGGATGAACAGCCCTTTGATCTCTGCTTTGGGGGCCGCAGGCAGTTCTGCAAGAGAAGCTATTCTGATCTTG ACTCCAACCGGGAAGACTTTGACCCTGCCCCTGTAAAGAGTAAATTTGATTCTCTTGACTTTGACACATTGTtgaaacaggcccagaagaacctCAGGAGGTAA
- the PPRC1 gene encoding peroxisome proliferator-activated receptor gamma coactivator-related protein 1 isoform X5, with protein sequence MAARRGRRDGVAPSPSGGSGPDPGGGVRGSTWGNRSQAPFGNVGAVSSEEQVLLHEEGDDSGFVSLSRLGPCLKDKDLEMEELMLQDETLLGTMQSYMDASLISLIEDFGSLGESRLSLEDQNEVSLLTALTEILDNADSENLSPFDSIPDSELLVSPREGASLHKLLTLSRTPPERDLITPVDPLGPSTGSSRVSGVEMSLSDPTWDFTPPSFLDTSPKLPSWRPPRSRPRRGQSPPPQQRSDGEEEEEVAASFSVRLLAGELDSSVSSIPDFPMHLACPEEEDKTAAAEMAVQAAGDESISSLSELVRAMHPYCLPSLTHLTSFEEELQEQPDDLTLPEDCVVLEIVGQAATAGNDLEIPVVVRQIPPGPQPVLLDDSLEARPALKLLMPTLESETEPPVPKEALCPEKDKLSHDSGEKLESACLLDPKEVMEPVVPKGPQNPPANVMLSSQKTRKSGRKKSKEQQAACAEGYARRLRSSSRGQSTVAVEVTSQAGNLLKEELQREVGPPCGRGKPRAWARSWAAALEKPSSGNLESSVGQASPATEGSVDLYPNLVDATQANPVPSHLSLDSAQAKPMPLDSVEADPTVADPVPVDTALVDPASANLELVDPLPADPVLIGPVLADLAEIDSAVVPIPDDLPPIDSCSNDLVPGDPVLAMSRPTDPRRGAVSTALESESLYPPKSIPEVREVIGPLKMESGTNATIQESRPRPLSLSEYRRRRQQRQAESEEKSPQPPAGKWPSLPETPTGLADIPCLIIPPATAKKTALQRSPEAPSEACFVSVGPSPASPSPEPTTSRSMASTSTEQVPSPEVPSQEMPLPARPLPSAAAVQSIPSSMPAALPFPPSGLGITPMLPLPASGQGVPSLPPPPLQPPSLPVSMGPVPPDPYTQYAPVPPWPCYPPVSPGYPCLPPPPTVPLVSGTPGTYALSPTCNVPWVPPSAPVLPYSSSCAYGPLGWGPGLQHPPFWPTVPPPPLPLASVGRAVPPPKVEPSGIPAGSPESVLPLLKASPLSLGSTGQGAPQIEPTKVDVKPIPPSPILKHKVSSPVQSPQIKASSCLSAENVAVEEPVSERLKPDTQESRPSEKTPSPVAKAVPTPRQSAVTKLPAVHPARLRKLSFLPTPRTRGPEDVVHAFISEIGIEASDLSSLLEQFEKSEAKKECPPPAPADSLAVGNLGSSCSSSGRSRRCSSSSSSSSSSSSSSSSSSRSRSRSLSPRRRSDRRRRYSSYRSHDQYQRQRVLQKERAIEERRVVFIGKIPGRMTRSELKQRFSVFGEIEECTIHFRVQGDNYGFVTYRYAEEAFAAIESGHKLRQADEQPFDLCFGGRRQFCKRSYSDLDSNREDFDPAPVKSKFDSLDFDTLLKQAQKNLRR encoded by the exons ATGGCGGCGCGCCGGGGACGGAGAGATGGAGTCGCGCCGTCTCCGAGTGGGGGCTCTGGCCCGGACCCTGGCGGTGGAGTCCGCGGCAGCACTTGGGGTAATCGAAGCCAAGCGCCGTTTGGGAATGTGGGCGCTGTGAGCAGCGAGGAGCAG GTACTGCTCCATGAAGAAGGGGATGATTCTGGCTTTGTCAGTCTATCTCGGCTGGGCCCCTGCCTGAAGGACAAGGATTTGGAGATGGAGGAGCTGATGCTGCAGGATGAAACACTGCTGGGGACCATGCAGAGCTACATGGATGCCTCCCTCATCTCCCTCATTGAGGATTTTGGGAGCCTTGGAGAG AGCAGGTTATCTCTGGAGGACCAGAATGAAGTGTCGCTGCTCACAGCTCTGACGGAGATTTTGGACAATGCAGATTCTGAGAACCTGTCTCCATTTGACAGCATTCCTGACTCAGAGCTTCTTGTGTCACCTCGGGAGGGCGCCTCT ctGCACAAGCTGCTCACCCTGTCTCGGACACCACCAGAACGGGACCTTATCACCCCAGTTGACCCACTGGGGCCCAGCACAGGCAGTAGTAGAGTAAGTGGG GTTGAGATGTCTCTCTCAGATCCCACTTGGGACTTCACCCCACCCTCCTTCTTGGATACCTCCCCCAAGCTTCCTAGCTGGAGACCCCCAAGATCAAGACCCCGCCGGGGCCAGTCCCCTCCTCCACAGCAGCGTAGTGatggggaagaagaggaggaggtggcagCCAGCTTCAGTGTCCGGCTGCTCGCTGGGGAGCTAGACAGCTCTGTGAGCAGCATCCCAGACTTCCCCATGCACCTGGCCTGCCCGGAGGAGGAAgataaaacagcagcagcagagaTGGCAGTGCAGGCAGCTGGTGATGAGAGCATCTCCTCCTTGAGTGAGCTAGTGCGGGCCATGCATCCGTactgcctgcccagcctcacCCACCTGACATCATTTGAGGAGGAGCTTCAGGAGCAGCCTGATGATTTGACACTGCCTGAGGATTGTGTGGTGCTGGAGATCGTGGGCCAGGCGGCCACAGCTGGTAATGACCTGGAGATCCCAGTTGTGGTACGACAGATCCCTCCTGGACCCCAGCCTGTGCTCCTGGATGACTCACTAGAGGCCAGGCCAGCCTTGAAGCTGCTCATGCCTACACTAGAGTCGGAAACAGAGCCTCCTGTGCCCAAGGAAGCCCTCTGTcctgagaaagacaaattgtcACACGATTCAGGGGAAAAGCTGGAGTCAGCCTGCTTGTTGGACCCCAAGGAGGTAATGGAGCCAGTAGTGCCCAAGGGGCCTCAGAACCCACCAGCCAATGTAATGCTGAGTTCCCAGAAAACTCGAAAAAGTGGGAGGAAGAAGAGCAAGGAGCAGCAAGCAGCCTGTGCAGAAGGCTATGCCAGGAGGCTGAGGTCATCCTCTCGTGGGCAGTCCACTGTTGCTGTAGAGGTGACCTCTCAGGCAGGAAACTTGCTGAAGGAGGAACTTCAAAGAGAGGTTGGGCCTCCCTGCGGTAGAGGGAAGCCCCGGGCTTGGGCTCGGTCCTGGGCAGCTGCCTTGGAGAAGCCTAGCTCTGGGAACTTGGAGAGTAGTGTTGGGCAAGCTAGTCCTGCTACAGAGGGTTCTGTAGACTTATATCCCAACCTGGTGGACGCCACCCAAGCCAACCCTGTTCCATCCCATCTCTCACTTGACTCTGCTCAAGCCAAACCCATGCCTCTTGACTCTGTTGAAGCTGATCCCACTGTAGCTGACCCTGTACCTGTTGACACTGCATTGGTTGATCCTGCTTCAGCCAACTTGGAGCTTGTTGACCCTCTCCCAGCAGATCCAGTCCTGATTGGCCCAGTCCTGGCTGACTTGGCAGAAATTGACTCTGCAGTGGTTCCCATCCCAGACGACTTACCACCAATTGACTCTTGTTCCAATGACCTGGTGCCAGGTGACCCTGTTCTAGCTATGTCTAGGCCAACTGATCCCAGACGTGGTGCAGTGTCAACAGCCCTGGAGTCAGAGTCCTTGTATCCCCCTAAGAGCATCCCTGAAGTCAGGGAGGTCATAGGTCCTCTGAAGATGGAAAGTGGTACCAATGCCACAATCCAGGAATCCAGACCTCGGCCTCTTAGCCTATCTGAGTACCGGCGACGAAGGCAGCAGCGCCAAGCAGAGTCAGAAGAGAAGAGTCCCCAGCCCCCGGCTGGGAAGTGGCCCAGCCTCCCAGAGACTCCCACAGGACTAGCAGACATCCCTTGTCTTATCATCCCACCAGCCACAGCCAAGAAGACAGCTCTGCAGAGAAGTCCTGAGGCTCCTTCTGAGGCCTGCTTTGTATCTGTGGGTCCCAGTCCTGCTTCTCCTAGTCCTGAGCCAACTACAAGCAGATCTATGGCTTCAACTTCCACTGAGCAGGTGCCATCCCCAGAGGTGCCATCTCAAGAGATGCCATTGCCAGCGAGACCTCTGCCTTCTGCTGCTGCTGTGCAGTCTATACCCTCCTCAATGCCCGCTGCTCTGCCTTTTCCCCCAAGTGGGCTGGGCATTACTCCCATGCTTCCCCTTCCTGCAAGTGGGCAAGGGGTCCCCAGCCTGCCCCCGCCACCCTTGCAGCCTCCTAGTCTTCCAGTGTCTATGGGGCCAGTGCCACCTGATCCCTATACTCAGTATGCCCCCGTGCCACCCTGGCCTTGTTATCCCCCTGTGTCACCTGGCTATCCTTGCCTGCCCCCTCCTCCAACAGTGCCCCTAGTATCTGGTACTCCTGGCACCTATGCTTTATCCCCCACTTGCAATGTGCCTTGGGTACCCCCTTCTGCCCCAGTCCTACCTTATAGCTCCAGCTGTGCCTATGGGCCCTTGGGATGGGGCCCAGGGTTGCAACATCCTCCATTCTGGCCTACTGTACCCCCACCTCCTTTGCCTCTAGCCTCTGTTGGGAGAGCTGTTCCCCCACCCAAGGTGGAACCCAGTGGGATCCCAGCTGGCTCTCCTGAAAGTGTACTTCCTTTGCTAAAAGCTTCTCCCCTCAGTCTTGGGTCAACTGGCCAGGGAGCTCCACAGATAGAGCCCACAAAGGTGGACGTCAAGCCCATTCCTCCATCTCCCATTCTAAAACACAAGGTGTCTTCTCCAGTGCAAAGCCCCCAGATCAAGGCTTCATCATGTCTGTCTGCTGAGAATGTGGCTGTTGAGGAGCCTGTATCAGAGAGGCTAAAGCCTGACACCCAGGAGAGCAGACCCAGTGAGAAGACCCCCTCTCCTGTTGCCAAGGCTGTTCCCACACCAAGGCAGAGCGCTGTAACCAAGCTGCCTGCTGTCCACCCAGCCCGTCTAAGGAAACTGTCTTTTCTGCCTACCCCACGTACTCGGGGTCCTGAGGATGTGGTGCACGCTTTCATCAGTGAGATTG GAATTGAGGCTTCGGACCTGTCCAGTCTGCTGGAGCAGTTTGAGAAATCAGAAG CCAAAAAGGAGTGCCCTCCGCCAGCTCCAGCTGACAGTTTGGCTGTAGGAAACTTAGG GTCCAGCTGCAGTTCCTCTGGACGTTCCCGAAGatgctcttcctcttcctcatcatCTTCCTCCTCATCTTCCTCATCTTCATCCAGTTCCCGAAGCCGGTCCCGTTCACTGTCCCCACGCAGGAGAAGTGACAGGAGGCGGCG GTACAGCTCTTACCGTTCACATGACCAGTACCAAAGGCAGAGAGTGCTGCAGAAGGAGCGTGCAATA GAAGAGAGAAGAGTGGTCTTCATTGGGAAGATACCTGGCCGCATGACGCGGTCAGAGCTGAAACAGAGGTTCTCTGTTTTTGGAGAGATTGAGGAGTGCACCATCCACTTCCGTGTCCAAGG TGACAACTATGGCTTCGTCACTTACCGCTATGCAGAGGAGGCATTTGCAGCTATTGAGAGTGGCCACAAGCTGAGACAGGCGGATGAACAGCCCTTTGATCTCTGCTTTGGGGGCCGCAGGCAGTTCTGCAAGAGAAGCTATTCTGATCTTG ACTCCAACCGGGAAGACTTTGACCCTGCCCCTGTAAAGAGTAAATTTGATTCTCTTGACTTTGACACATTGTtgaaacaggcccagaagaacctCAGGAGGTAA